The sequence below is a genomic window from Anaerobacillus alkaliphilus.
GAGGAAGTCATTGAAGCTGTTTCAGAATTTAAAGCCCTTGGGTATACCATTGCATTGGACGACTTCTTATTAAAGGATTTAAATAAGAACCTTCTTCCTTATGCTGATATTATTAAAGTGGACTTTCTATCAACCTCCAAGAAGCAACGCGAAGCGATCGAAAAAATTGCGAAGTTCTACAATGCTACATTATTAGCCGAAAAAATTGAAACACGAGCAGACTTCGAAGCAGCACTTCATGAAGGTTATACATATTTTCAGGGCTACTTTTTTAGTAAACCTGTGATCGTTTCTGCTGCAGACATTCCTTTCACCTCATTTGGTTATCTTCGAATATTAAATGAATTAAACGAAGTCGAACCAGATATTGATAAGATTACCTCTTTCATAGAGTATGACTTATCCTTATCTTTTAAAATTTTAAAATTTGTAAATACAACTTCAACCGTGAAAATAACTTCAATTAAACAAGCAATCATGATCTTAGGTTTAAACGAATTGTTTCGTTGGTTAACAATTATTTCTTTAAAGGAGCAACAACCTAAAACCGCTGTTGCTGAAGAAATACTTCTCCAATCTTTAATTAGAGGCAAGTTTGCTGAGCTGTTCGGAATGAAACACTTAGGTTTGCAACGCAAAGCGGAGTGTTTTATGGTCGGGATGTTTTCATTATTGGATACAATATTGCAACGACCTATGGAAAAAATTCTAGAGACACTACCTCTTTCAGAAGCTGTTAAAAACGCTTTAGTTAAAGATGAAAGCGAACTTGCGATTATCCTTGATATAACTGAAGCTGTCGAGCAAGCGAATTGGGAAAAACTTAACTC
It includes:
- a CDS encoding EAL and HDOD domain-containing protein; translated protein: MDIFVARQPILTKEEEIIGYELLYRNSRQNSFTEIDGDVATTDLLVNSFLGIGNEKLSKGKKLFINFTRNLLLKRVPSLFSPEKIIIEILEDVEGDEEVIEAVSEFKALGYTIALDDFLLKDLNKNLLPYADIIKVDFLSTSKKQREAIEKIAKFYNATLLAEKIETRADFEAALHEGYTYFQGYFFSKPVIVSAADIPFTSFGYLRILNELNEVEPDIDKITSFIEYDLSLSFKILKFVNTTSTVKITSIKQAIMILGLNELFRWLTIISLKEQQPKTAVAEEILLQSLIRGKFAELFGMKHLGLQRKAECFMVGMFSLLDTILQRPMEKILETLPLSEAVKNALVKDESELAIILDITEAVEQANWEKLNSFGFLATELSSCYETALNWTNDIFEELK